The window TAAAAATTATAATTATCATATTAATTTTGCAAGAAGTCTATTACATTACATTAATGAAAATATTAATTCAGAAATAGAAATCAGAAAAGAAATATATAAATGTTCAGTATGAAATAAATATAATAATAAAAATGATGATAGTTGAATTAATAAAGGTGGTGTGGTGTATACCAATAAATATAAAAAACATAAATTTAGATAATTAGTGAAAATTTAATAATATTAATAATTTTTATTAGACTTCTTGCAAAATTAATTTAAAATATAATTGAATTGTTGTTTTTAATAAAAAGGTGGAATTTAAATGAAATTTAAAAAAAATAATCAAATAAGTGATAAAAATTTTTTAAGATTAACTGGTATTAAACATACTACTTTTAATAAAATGCTAGAAATTTTAAAAATAGAAGAATTAAAAAAGAGATTTCGTCGCGGAAGAACCAATAAATTATCATTAGAAAATCGTATTTTAATGACTTTAGAATATTGAAGAGAATATAGAACTTATTTTCATATTGCAAAAAGTTATGATATTAGTGAAAGTAGTTGTTATAGAAATATCAAATGAATTGAAGACACTTTAATAAAACACCCTAATTTTCAACAACTTACTGGTCAAAAATCACTATTAAAAGATTATTTCAAAGATAAGACTGTTATAATTGATGTAACTGAAAGCCAAATCCAACGCCCAAAAAAAGACAAAAACAGCACTACTCAGGAAAAAAGAAAAAACACACAATAAAAACACAAGTTATAATTGAAAAAGATAGTAAAAAAATTATTAGTTCTGATTTTTCTTATGGTAAAAACCATGACTTTAAAATTTTAAAAGATTCAAAAATTAAATTTTTACCAGAAACAACTGTTTTAGTGGATTTAGGTTATCAAGGCATACAAAAAATTAATCATAATGTTTTAATTCCTAAAAGAAAATCAAAGAAAAACCCTTTAAATAAAGAAGAAAAGCAAAATAATGAGCGAATTTCAAAAATGAGAATTGTTATTGAAAATGTTTTTGCTATACTTAAAAAATTTAAAATTATTAGTGAAAAATATCGAAATCGTAGAAAAAGATTTGCTTTAAGATTTAATTTAATAGCTTCAATTTATAATTTACAACTATTAGTTTAAATATATTTGATAATTTAAAATTTCAGTCTTTTTTTATTGTAAATAATAATTTTTATTATGTTTTAATGACAAAATATTTGTAAAAATAATCTAAAAATTATTTTAATAACACTTTTATATTTATTTTAAATTTAAAAATTATAATTATCATATTAATTTTGCAAGAAGTCTATTGTGTAAAAATTCAATAATATGATAAAATCATAACGAATAAAATGACAATAACAAGAAAGGCAGGGTTAGTTTAGTAATTAAATAATATAATTAGCTGATTGTTTTACTTCTTCAAAACAATACCTAAGAAAACTAAACGCGACCCTTTTTAAAAAACCGCTTGTGCTTGTCATAAGTCTGTGGTATATTACATTAGTCATTTAAATTATGAACAATGAAATTTATTGATTCAAATTTCATTGCTGGGGCAATCTAGTAAAACAATTTCTCGTTTTATTAAAACTACATTAAAAACTGCTTGATATAATCGTCAAAAATTAATGAAATCAAAACAATTAGAAAATACCCAATTAAAATTTAAAAAATTATCTGGTAAAATCCAAATCGATGAAACATTTATTAAAGAAATCCATAAAGGAAATTTCAAATATAAAACTGATCCACGAAGAATTCACCTTGACCCATTCGCAACTAATACTAAATGCTGTATTCAAATGGCAATTGATAATAATAACAATATTTATGTTAAATCCACAAACACCAAACGTTTACAAAAACAATGAGTTATTGAAAATATGAACAAAGAATTAATTAACGAAAATTCAATTATTACTTCTGATATGCAAAAATTATATTTTTTAGTAGCAAAACAAACAAATTCTACTTTATGTGTAACTAAAACAACA is drawn from Spiroplasma endosymbiont of Clivina fossor and contains these coding sequences:
- a CDS encoding transposase family protein → MKFKKNNQISDKNFLRLTGIKHTTFNKMLEILKIEELKKRFRRGRTNKLSLENRILMTLEYWREYRTYFHIAKSYDISESSCYRNIKWIEDTLIKHPNFQQLTGQKSLLKDYFKDKTVIIDVTESQIQRPKKDKNSTTQEKRKNTQ
- a CDS encoding transposase family protein; this encodes MKTQVIIEKDSKKIISSDFSYGKNHDFKILKDSKIKFLPETTVLVDLGYQGIQKINHNVLIPKRKSKKNPLNKEEKQNNERISKMRIVIENVFAILKKFKIISEKYRNRRKRFALRFNLIASIYNLQLLV
- a CDS encoding transposase; protein product: MVYYISHLNYEQWNLLIQISLLGQSSKTISRFIKTTLKTAWYNRQKLMKSKQLENTQLKFKKLSGKIQIDETFIKEIHKGNFKYKTDPRRIHLDPFATNTKCCIQMAIDNNNNIYVKSTNTKRLQKQWVIENMNKELINENSIITSDMQKLYFLVAKQTNSTLCVTKTTINPEASYRNLNKISKLQSSLKEALIHYHGLGFTNIQNYLNLWKWKYQHKGLTPNQQTAVLYFNV